From a region of the Pongo pygmaeus isolate AG05252 chromosome 5, NHGRI_mPonPyg2-v2.0_pri, whole genome shotgun sequence genome:
- the ADAT2 gene encoding tRNA-specific adenosine deaminase 2 isoform X2, translated as MVYNNEVVGKGRNEVNQTKNATRHAEMVAIDQVLDWCLQSGKSPSEVFEHTVLYVTVEPCIMCAAALRLMKIPLVVYGCQNERFGGCGSVLNIASADLPNTGRPFQCIPGYRAEEAVEMLKTFYKQENPNAPKSKVRKKECQKS; from the exons ATGGTCTACAACAATGAAGTTGTAGGGAAGGGGAGAAATGAAGTTAACCAAACCAAAAAT GCTACTCGACATGCAGAAATGGTGGCCATCGATCAGGTCCTCGATTGGTGTCTTCAAAGTGGCAAGAGTCCCTCTGAAGTATTTGAACACACTGTGTTATATGTCACTGTGGAGCCGTGCATTATGTGTGCAGCTGCTCTCCGCCTGATGA AAATCCCACTGGTTGTATATGGCTGTCAGAATGAACGATTTGGTGGTTGTGGCTCTGTTCTAAATATTGCCTCTGCTGACCTACCAAACACTGGGAGACCATTTCAG TGTATCCCTGGATATCGGGCTGAGGAAGCAGTGGAAATGTTAAAGACCTTCTACAAACAAGAAAATCCAAAtg CGCCAAAATCGAAAGTTCGGAAAAAGGAATGTCAGAAATCTTGA